One window of the Chanos chanos chromosome 11, fChaCha1.1, whole genome shotgun sequence genome contains the following:
- the LOC115823671 gene encoding C-type lectin domain family 4 member M-like produces MTEDIDNLQTICHKVINQKDKLHMNHNKLAAEKDQLQASYTSLAKERDQLQTNYDSMKSLRDQLQINYNSLAEEKKQLQISYDNIKTQENLLQTNYSKLTKERDQLQTNYNNMTSQKDQLQIIYNNLAEEKKQLQISYDNMTSQRDQLQINYNNLAEEKKQLQISYGNIKSQINLLQTNYSRLTKERDQLQTNYNNMTSQKDQLQIIYNNLAEEKKQLQSSYKSVRTEKEKLQREKNQLQTSYNNLRYQPDQLQREKNQLQTKYNNLLNQRDQLQREKNKLNEYVQEGWKSFSSSVYYISSERKNYSESRQDCRDRGADLVIINSKEEEDFISSLNKVCNCYAWIGLTEVREGGVWKWVDGTALTTGYWERGEPNNNGPARNEDCDPGSSILDKLKTFDTGGQ; encoded by the exons ATGACGGAAGACATAGACAATCTACAAACCATCTGCCACAAAGTGATCAATCAGAAAGACAAACTTCACATGAACCACAACAAGTTGGCTGCAGAGAAGGATCAGTTACAAGCCAGTTACACCAGTTTggccaaagagagagaccagttacaaactAATTATGACAGCATGAAAAGTCTGAGAGATCAATTACAAATCAATTACAACAGCctggcagaggagaaaaaacagttaCAAATCAGTTATGACAACATTAAAACTCAAGAAAATCTTTTACAAACCAATTACAGCAAGCtaacgaaagagagagaccagttacaaaccaatTACAACAACATGACAAGTCAGAAAGACCAATTACAAATCATCTACAACAACctagcagaggagaaaaaacagttaCAAATTAGTTACGACAACATGACAAGTCAGAGAGATCAATTACAAATCAATTACAACAACctggcagaggagaaaaaacagttaCAAATCAGTTATGGAAACATTAAAAGTCAAATAAATCTTTTACAAACCAATTACAGCAGGCtaacgaaagagagagaccagttacaaaccaatTACAACAACATGACAAGTCAGAAAGACCAATTACAAATCATCTACAACAATctagcagaggagaaaaaacagttaCAAAGCAGTTACAAGAGTGTAagaactgagaaagaaaagttacaaagagagaaaaatcagttacaaaccagttacaacaaccTGAGATATCAGCCAGATCAgttacagagggagaaaaatcagttacaaaccaaatacaacaacctGTTAAATCAGCGAGATCAgttacagagggagaaaaacaaactga ATGAATATGTTCAGGAGGGATGGAAGTCTTTTAGCTCCAGTGTTTACTACATCTCTAGTGAGAGAAAGAACtacagtgagagcagacaggactgcagagatagaggagcagacctggtcatcataaacagtaaagaagaagag GATTTCATTAGTAGTTTGAACAAGGTGTGTAACTGCTATgcttggattggtctgactgaagTAAGAGAGGGG ggggtgtggaaatgggtggatggcacagcactgaccactgg GtactgggagagaggagagccaaACAATAATGGCCCTGCCAGAAATGAGGATTGT GAtcctggcagcagcattctggacaagctgaaaaCTTTTGATACTGGAGGTCAGTAG
- the LOC115823672 gene encoding C-type lectin domain family 4 member E-like, with amino-acid sequence MELNDNIYANTEFTEDSKSDGDESGDSYENIFISEETLPTSKLRATPKGNSDVQNPGWRYFSSSLYYNSTDKKTWSESRQYCRDRGADLVIINSREEQEFVYNLRNDDSTWIGLTDEEREDVWKWVDGTALTSRYWLNGQPDSQTGDQDCVAIQHKSNPLESWRDQECGIKLYWICEIGKFS; translated from the exons ATGGAGTTGAATGATAATATATATGCCAACACAGAATTTACTGAGGACAGTAAGTCTGATGGAGATGAGAGTGGGGACTCttatgaaaatatattcatCAGTGAAGAAACCCTCCCTACGTCGAAACTGAGAGCGACACCAAAAGGAAACTCAGATGTTCAGAACCCAG GATGGAGGTACTTCAGCTCCAGTCTGTACTACAACTCTACTGACAAAAAGAcatggagtgagagcagacagtactgcagagacagaggagcagacctggtgatcataaacagcagagaggaacag GAGTTTGTCTATAACCTGAGAAATGATGACAGTACCTGGATCGGTCTGActgatgaagaaagagaggatgtctggaaatgggtggatggcaCAGCATTGACCAGTCG GTACTGGCTGAATGGTCAGCCTGACAGTCAAACAGGAGATCAGGACTGTGTTGCTATTCAGCATAAATCAAATCCTTTGGAGAGCTGGAGAGACCAAGAATGTGGCATTAAACTGTACTGGATCTGTGAGATTGGAAAATTCAGCTGA